One window of Ziziphus jujuba cultivar Dongzao chromosome 5, ASM3175591v1 genomic DNA carries:
- the LOC107420749 gene encoding 2-oxoglutarate-dependent dioxygenase 19, with the protein MSSVKQLVESGCIASIPSKYVFTRSLDETPTLPQPEAIIPVIDFSLLTSGNAEQRTKAIKDLGKACREWGFFMIINHNVPEKLMKDMISGSQSFFDLREEEKQEYAGKALFDPIRWGTSFNATADETFFWRDYLKIHVHPHFNVNALTKPAGFSEVIQEYCKQTRELAGELLRGISKSLGLEEIYIEKKMNKESGPHELMAINLYPPCPQPDVAMGLPPHTDHGFITLLMQNELCGLQVLYNGNWVSINPFPNSFLVNIGDHMEILTNGKHKSVVHRALVNNKATRISIGTAHGPTLDTVVSPAPEFVDYKTHPPLYRGIKYRDYMQLQQSNQLNGKSCLDRIRI; encoded by the exons ATGTCGTCTGTGAAACAACTTGTTGAGTCAGGTTGTATCGCATCTATTCCCTCTAAGTATGTTTTCACCAGAAGCTTGGATGAGACTCCTACATTGCCTCAACCAGAAGCAATAATCCCCGTCATCGACTTCTCGCTGCTCACTTCCGGTAATGCCGAGCAACGGACCAAGGCCATCAAGGATCTTGGCAAGGCATGCCGTGAATGGGGGTTCTTCATG ATCATAAACCACAATGTGCCTGAAAAGCTAATGAAAGATATGATAAGTGGGAGTCAGAGTTTCTTTGATTTAAGAGAGGAAGAAAAGCAAGAATATGCAGGGAAAGCACTGTTCGATCCCATAAGGTGGGGAACAAGCTTCAATGCGACAGCGGACGAGACATTCTTTTGGAGGGATTATCTAAAGATCCATGTTCATCCTCACTTCAATGTCAATGCTCTTACAAAACCTGCCGGCTTCAG TGAGGTTATACAAGAATATTGCAAACAAACCCGAGAATTGGCTGGCGAATTGCTGAGAGGGATATCAAAAAGCTTGGGATTAGAAGAAATCTacatagaaaagaaaatgaacaaaGAAAGTGGGCCTCATGAGCTGATGGCTATAAACCTATACCCACCTTGTCCACAACCAGATGTGGCTATGGGTCTGCCTCCTCATACTGACCACGGCTTCATAACCCTCCTGATGCAGAATGAGCTGTGTGGCCTTCAAGTGCTCTATAATGGTAACTGGGTTTCTATCAATCCCTTTCCCAACTCCTTTCTAGTCAACATCGGTGACCACATGGAG ATATTGACGAATGGAAAGCACAAGAGCGTGGTGCACAGGGCCTTGGTAAATAATAAAGCAACGAGAATATcaataggaacagcacatggaccaACGCTGGATACCGTAGTAAGCCCCGCACCGGAGTTTGTGGATTATAAGACTCATCCACCTCTATACCGTGGAATCAAATATAGGGATTACATGCAGCTTCAGCAATCCAATCAGCTTAATGGAAAATCTTGTTTGGACCGTATTcgcatttga